The window CGCCTCCGCGCCCAGGGTGGTACGCCAGTCGGCGAGCCGTCGGCACGCGGTTCGCATGATCCACTCGCCGAGTTCGACGATCAGGCCGTTGTCCTCGGCGACGGGGATGAACGCGGCGGGGCTGACCGGCCCGCGTACCGGATGGGTCCATCGCACCAGGGCCTCGACGGCGACCGGGCGATCGTCGCGAAGGTCGATGATCGGCTGGTAGACGACCTGAAAGTCGCCGTCGTCGAGGCTGTGCCGCAGGTCGGCGCCGAGCCGCTCGGCGGCTTCGGTGCGTTCGTCCAGCTCCGGCGTGTATTCGACGAGCTGGCCGCCGCTGGTCTTGGCCGCGTACCGGGCCGTGTCGGCGCGGCGGATCAGCTCGGCCGCACCGTCGAGAGAGACGCCCGACACACCAGAGGAGGCTCCGGAGACAGAACCGGTTCCGGCACGGTCGGCGATAGAAGAAGTAGAAGACGAGGGCAGGGCCGAAGAGGAGATAGACGACAGACGCGGGCCCGAAGAGGTAGCGGGCAGGGCCGAGGGAGCAGAGGAGGCGACGCCCATGCGGGCGTTGAGGAGTAGTTCGTGCTCGCCGGCGTGGACGGGGTGTCGCAACACCTCGGCGAGACGGCCGGCCACGGCCTCGCCGTCGCCGGGCAGCGTGTCGTGGACGAGGACGGCGAATTCGTCGGCGCCCATCCGGGCCACCACGTCGCCGTCGCGGATGCTCTGGCGGAGCAGTTCGGCGACGGCGATCAGGGCCTGGTCACCGACGGCGCGGCCAAGGCGGTCGTTGACGTGTTTGAAGCCGGCCAGGTCGATCATGATCATGTGACAGGGGGCGGTTTGTACGGCGAGGGTGGCCCGCTGTTCGAAGTCGCGGCGGTTGGGCAGGCCGGTGAGGTCGTCGCGCATGGCCAGTTCGCGTAGCTGTCGGGCCTGTATGTCGACACGCGAGACGTAGCCGCTCATGCGTGTGGCGACGAGGACGAAGAGGGCCATCGAGCCGACGGCCACGGCGGCCCAGCTGACCCGGCCGCCGCCGTGTTCACCCTGGACCAGGAGCACGGCGGGGACGAGAAGGGTGGAGCCGGTGAGGACGAGCAGGCGACTGCGGCCGAGGCCGTCCCGGTCGCCGGTGACCGGCCGGGCCATCGATGGGTGGGCGGCCGCGGCGGCCCAGCAGGTGTAGGCGACGAGGTATCCGGCGTAGAGATAGACCGGGTCTACCGCATGGGGCAGGAGTGTGTAGGAGATGTTGCCGGCCAGTGTGATGGCGCTGCCCGCGGTAAGCAGCCACAGGCTGGGGCTGCGCGGGCCGCGGCGCAGCAGGATCGGCGTGATCACGGCGCAGAGCAGGACGCCTACCGTCGGGTATCCGGCGGTGACCAGGCGGGTGAGGACCGGTATCGAGGAGTCCGTGACGACCGGCTCGATCATGAAGGTCCAGTAGACGATGCCGACGCCGACACCGATGATCGCGGAGTCGATGAGGTTGCCGCTGAGGAAACCGCGGTCGGTGCGGCGTTCCCTGGTGAGGCGGAAGAGCGCGACCGTGAGCATCGGGTAGGCGCCGAGGTAAAGGGCGTCGGCCCAGGAGGGGAAAGCGGCCGCACCACCGACCAGGATCTGGACGGCGTAGACGATGTCGCCGAGGATCCAGGTGGCGACTCCGCTCACGAAGAGGTACCAGTTGCCGGCCGAGGCCGGACGGTTGCGACGGGTGCCGGCCATCATGACGACGCAGGATCCGGCAGAGACGGCGGTCGAGACGGTGAGAGAAACCCACCCGTAGGGCAGTGCGGTGTATCCGACGGCGACGACCAGCCCGCACATCAGCCAGACCAGCCATCCGGGGACACGCACAAGTCTCGGCACGACGGTCACCATCGGCCGGACCCGGCCGGAGTTGAGCACCCGGCTCACCCGGGGCGGGCCGCCGCGCATCCACGCCATGGGCACGGCCGGCGACGACGTGGCAGACCCGCTGCGGCGCGCGGATACCGCGATGCACGCCGCCGAACGCGACCCGGAGTCCGCCTACCTCGTCCACAAGAGTGACAGCGCCGCAGCGGCGCGGAACGTCACCGACCCGCAGCAGCCGGACAGGACGGGTGGGCCGGCGGCCAAGACGAAGGGCGGGCCGAGCCGACGCGAGACGGACGGCGCGAGGGGCTGTCAGGAGGCCGAGCGGCGCGGGGCGATCTTCAGGTCGGCCTCGATGGCCGCGGTGGCGGCGAGCAGCGGGGGCAGGATGCGCGCCCGGATGTCGTCGACGGTGGCTCGGGCCGCGTGGATGGAGACGTTGACGGCTCCGGTCACGGTGCCCGCGCGGTCCCGGATCGGGGCGGCGATCGCGCGCAGGCCCTCCTCGAGTTCCTGGTCGACGATCGCGTGGCCCTGCCGCCTGACCTGCACGAGTTCGGCGCGGAGCGCGTCCGGCGTACAGATGGTCCGGTCGGTGAGGGGTTCGAGTTTGGCCCGGCCCAGGTAGGCCTCCAACTCGGCGGCGGGTAGCCCGGCGAGGATGACCCGGCCCATCGATGTGGCGTATGCCGGGAATCGGGTGCCCACATTGATGGCGACCCGCATGATCCTACTTGTCGGGACACGGGCCACATACACGATATCGTCACCGTCGAGCACGGACATCGACGACGATTCGCGGACCTCGGCGACGAGACGTTCGAGGTGCGGTTCGGCGACTTCCGGCAGCGAGATGCTGGAGAGGTACGAGTACCCGAGCTCGAGCACCCGCGGGGCCAGCGAGAACAGCCGCCCGTCGGTGCGCACGTACCCGAGATCGGTGAGGGTGAGCAGGAACCGGCGGGCCGCGGCCCGGGTGAGGCCGCAGACCCGGGCGACGTCACTGAGCGTGAGCTCGGAGTGCTGTGCGTCGAACGCGCGGATCACCGCCAGTCCCCGCTCCAGCGACTGAACGTAGTACGGTTCGCGCGGCATCAGATGATCGACCCGAATCGTTGACGTGACACGGGGCACATCATAGCGTTCTCCATGAGAACTCACGTTCGTCATGCGCACACATTTCGAAGGAGTAAATATGCGGCGACTTCTCGCGGGGCTCGCGGCGGCTGCGCTCGCCGGCTCCCTGGTGGCCTGTGGTTCCGATTCCGGCGGCGGGGCGAAGACCGAGGGCGGTGCCGACCAGGTCAAGGTCGGCGTCATCCCGATCGTCGACGTGGCCCCGATCTACCTGGGGCAGCAGAAGGGCTTCTTCAAGAACCGCAACATCGAGCTCACCCTGGAAGCCGGTCAGGGTGGCGCCGCGATCGTGCCGGGTGTGGTGAACAACCAGACCCAGTTCGGCTTCTCCAACCTGACCTCCCTGATGATCGCCCAGACCAAGGGTCTGCCGATCAAGGCGGTCGCCGCCGGTGTTTCGTCGACCGGCGAGGCCGGCAAGGACTTCGGCGCCGTGGTCGTGAAGGCGGACAGCCCGATCAAGACGGCGAAGGACCTGGCCGGCAAGAAGATCTCGGTGAACACGCTGAAGAACATCGGCGACACCGTCACCCGCGAGTCGGTCCGCAAGGCCGGCGGCGACGACAAGACGCTGAACTTCGTCGAGATGGCCTTCCCGACCATGCCCGCCGCCCTGGAGAAGGGCGAGGTCGACGCCGCGTGGGTGGTCGAGCCGCAGCTGTCCACGATCAAGGCCGCCGGTGGCCGGGAGATCGCCTCGACCTTCGTCGACGCCGCCCCGAACCTGACCGTCGCCGCGTACTTCACCTCGGAGAAGCTGATCGCCGAGAACGCCGACCTGGTCAAGCGCTTCACCGAGGCGATCAACGAGTCGCTGACCTACGCCGACTCGCACCCGGACGAGGTCCGCACGATCCTCGGTTCATACACCAAGATCGACGAGAAGCTGCGCGCGTCGCTGGTCCTGCCGAAGTGGCCGACCCAGATCAACGAGGCGTCGGTGCAGACCCTGGCGTCCCTCGGCGAGAAGGACGGCATCTTCACCGGTACTCCGGACCTGGCGAAGCTGCTGCCGTGACAACGGCCCGCCCGGCCAACCCGGTCCGGTCCGGCAACCCCGCTCTGCTCGGGGTTGCCGGCCTGGCCGGGTTGCTCCTCGTCATCGAACTGGCGCCCCGGATCGGGCTGGTCGACGAGCGGTTCCTGCCGCCGGCCAGCACCATCCTGGGCGCCCTGGTCGACGAAGCGTCAGACGCCGCGTTCTGGACGGCGCTGTCCGACACCATGGTCGCGTGGGCGATCGGCCTGGCCATCGCGGTCGTCGCCGGGGTGCTGGCCGGCCTGGTGATCGGGTCGGTTCCGGTGTTGCGGGCGCTGACCGCGTCGACAGTCGAGTTCCTGCGGCCGATCCCGTCGGTGGCGCTGATCCCGCTCGCGGTGCTGATGTACGGCACCGACCTGGGCTCGACCCTGCTGCTGGTCTGCTACGCCTCGTTCTGGCAGGTCCTGGTCCAGGTCCTGTACGGGGTGGCGGACGTGGATCCGGTCGCCTTCGAGACCGCGAAGAGTTTCCGCTTCTCGGCGTGGGCCCGGATCCGGTACGTGCTGTGGCCGACTGCCCTGCCGTACGTGTTCACCGGCATCCGCCTGGCCGCCTCGGTGGCTCTGGTCCTGGCGATCACCGCCGAACTCGTGATCGGCTCGCCGGGCCTGGGCAAGGAGATCGCGGTCGCCCAGTCCTCGGACGCCGTGCCCACCATGTACGCCCTGGTCGTCGTCACCGGCATCCTCGGTGTCCTGATCAACCTGCTGGCTCGTACCGGCGAGCGCCGCCTGCTCGCCTGGCACCAGTCCGTGCGGGGAGAGGTGCCTGTGTGATGGTGACCATCGCCAAGAGAGTCGGGCTGGCGGTCGCTTTGCCGCTGGTCCTGTTCGTGGGCTGGTACGTGTTCAGTGCCGGCAGCACGAACTTCTACGCCCCGCCGCTGTCCAAGATCCTGACCGCGTTCGGCGACACCTGGCAGACCGAGCGTCTGAAGGCCGACGTGCTGCCGAGCCTGTTGCGCCTGTTCGCCGGATACCTGCTGGCCGCTCTGATCGGCATCGGTCTGGGTGTGGCGATCGGCCTGAACCGCCGGCTGCGCGCCACGATGGAGCCGGTTCTGGAGTTCTTCCGGGCCATCCCGCCGCCGGTGCTGGTGCCGGTGATCATGCTGTTCGCCGGGATCGGGAACGGCATGAAGGTCACCGTCATCGTGTTCGGGTGCATCTGGCCGATCCTGCTGAACACGGTGGAGGGCGTCCGCGCGGTGGACAGCGTGGTGCTGGACACCGCACGCTCGTACGGGGTGAACGGGCCGGCCCGGCTCACCCACGTGGTGCTGCCGTCGGCCAGCCCGCAGATCGCGGCCGGACTGCGCCAGGCGCTGTCCATCGCGATCATCCTGATGGTGATCAGCGAGATGTTCGCCGCGAGCAACGGTCTCGGTTTCACCATCGTGCAGTTCCAGCGCAGCTTCGCGATCCCCGAGATGTGGAGCGGGATCATCCTGCTCGGCCTGCTCGGTTTCATGCTGTCGCTGCTTTTCCGGCTCGCCGAGCGGCGGGTTCTGCGGTGGTACGAGGGCCTGCGCGCGGCGCAGCGCGCCGGCTAGGGGGCGACGATGCTCGAAGTCAAGGGATTGCGGAAGGTCTACCGGTCCGGAAGTCGCGAGGTCGAAGCGCTTCGGGACCTGACGTTCACTGTGGACAACGGCGATCTGGTCTGCCTGGTCGGCCCGTCCGGCTGCGGCAAGACGACGCTGCTGCGCTGCATCTCCGGCCTGCTCGACCCGACCGGCGGGGACGTCCGCGTCAACGGCAAGGCGGTCGACGGTCCGCCGGAGGGCATGGCGGTGGTCTTCCAGGAGTACGGGCGGAGCCTGTTCCCCTGGATGAGCGTGCGGGACAACGTGGAGCTGCCGCTCAAGCAGAAGAAGGTGGCCAAGGCCCGCCGGGCCGAACTGGTGGAGCAGTCGCTGGACGCGGTCGGCCTGTCCGGCTCCGAGTCGGCCTACCCGTGGCAGCTCTCCGGCGGCATGCAACAGCGGGTGGCGATCGCCCGGGCGGTCGCCTATGAGCCGCAGACGCTGCTGATGGACGAGCCGTTCGCGGCGGTCGACGCGCAGACCCGCGCCGACCTCGAGGACCTGGTCCGTAAGCTGTGGAAACGGCTCGGTGTGACGATCCTGTTCGTCACCCACGACATCGACGAGTCGGTGTATCTGGGGCAGCGGGTGGTGATGCTGTCGTCGTCACCTACCGTGGTGCAGGACGAGTTGGTCATCGACCTGCCGGCCGAGCGCGACCAGCTGACCACCCGGGCCGACCCGGCGTTCATCGCGATGCGGACCAGGGTCTACGAGCAGATCCAGGCGGCGAAGAAGAACGCCGGACAATAAACCCGCAGAACAAAAGGGCCCGGTCATCCGTACGAGATGACCGGGCCCTTTTTGACTCAGCGAACGCCGATCGCGTCCTGGATCTCGGCCCGCGCATTGTCTGCGCCGCTGAAGCCGAAGGCGGAAACGGCGGCCGGATTCGGCTGCGGAATCGGGTCGCACTGCTTGTCGGAACGGTTTCCGCGGACCCGGTCCGGCAGTTCGCCGGTGGCCAGGTAGGCCGCGATGGTGTCGTCGGTGCAGGCGATCCCGTTCAGCGAACCGGAGTGGGTGGTGCCGCCGACGCCCTCGATGAGGACCGACTTCGGGAAGCGCTTACGCACCTCGATGGCGCCCGAGTACGGGGTCGCGGCGTCGTTGGTCTCGGCGATCAGCAGGATCGGCGGAACCTTCTTGCCGTTGATCTCGACGGGCTTTCCGGCCTTGGCGCCCCAGTTCAGGCACGGTGCGTTGTACCAGGCGTTGTTCCAGGTGATGAACGGGTACTTGGAATAGATCTTCCAGTTATCCCGCTGCCATTTCGACCAGTTCTGCGGCCACTTCACATCGGTGCACTGGACGCCCAGGTAAACGGCGTAACCGTTGTCCGAACCGGCCGCGCCGGGCTCGGCGTACTGATCGAGCAGCGGCGCCGGGTCCTTGTCGTTGACCCAGGCGGCGAACGCCGAGGCGACGTCCTCCCAGCCGAAGACGTAGTAGCCGGCCGAGACGAAGATGTCGTTCCACTCGTCCGGGCCGATCTTGCCGGCGGCCGGGCTCTTGATCAGCGAGTAGAGCGTCGAATAGTACTTCTGCTTCACCACCTTGGCCGTCTTGCCGAGGTGGTAGGTGGCGTCGTTCTTCGCGACCCAGCCGAAGAAGACGTCCATGTTCTTGTCGAACTGGATGTCCTGGTCGAGGTTCGCGTCGTACCAGACCCGCTCGGGGTTGACCACGCCGTCGAAGACGAACCGGCGGACCCGGTCCGGGTGCTGCGTCGCGTAGACCTGGCCCAGGTAGGTGCCGTACGAGAAGCCGTAGAAGTTGATCTTCGACTGGCCGAGGGCCTTGCGCAGGCTCTCCATGTCGGCGACCGAGTCGGTGGTCTTCAGGTGGTCGAGCAGGGCGCCACCGGCCGCGTCGCACGCCTTCGCGTACCCCTTGGCCTTGTTCAGCCAGGTGTTCTCGAGCTGCCGGGTGACCGGGACGTAGAACGGCCTGTTGTAACCGGCGTAGTTCGGGTCGCAGGCCAGTGACGGGACGCTCGAGCCGACGCCGCGCGGGTCGAAGCCGATCCAGTCGTAGAACTCGCCCGCGCCGTTCGGCACGTACTCGCCGAGCACCGCCAGGCCGAGACCGGAGCCGCCGGGGCCGCCCGGGTTGGTGAGCATGACGCCCTGGTAGGCGGAGTCGGCGGACTTGTGCTTGATCCGCGAGACGGCAATCTTGATCTTGGTGCCGTTCGGCTTGGCGTAGTCGAGCGGCACCACCAGGAACCCGCACTGCGCGCCACGCGCCTGGAGACTGGGGCGCGTACACGTACCCCAGTCGATGGCTGGTGGGGTGTAGCCGCCGGTCTTGGCCGTCGCTGCCGCCGCGACCGGAATCGTGCCGGCGCCGATCAGGAGACCGACGGAGGCGGCGATGGTGGCCGCCAGGATTTTCTGCATCCCTTGCCTTCCGCTTGTCGAGCCGCCCGTCCAGCCGGTCCGGCCCGGGGCGGTTCCCGCAGCCTAACCATCCAGACATGGACATGCGCCCACATGCAGATATGGGCATGAGTTCATGCCACGGTAGGTATCGATTGATATGAAAGCCCAGCCGCTCTCCGGTGCGATGCTTCGGACTCTGTCCGTTCCCCTCAGTACACGGAGGACCACCCCGTGCGAGCACTATCCATCGTGGGCGTGGCCGGGCTGATCGCCTCGGGCCTCGCCGTCGCCACCCCGGCCCAGGCGGCCGCCGCGGCGCCGGACATCCCGGTCGCCAACGTGAAGGCCCACCTCACCCAGCTGCAGAGCATCGCCACCGCCAACGGCGGCAACCGCGCCCACGGCCGGCCCGGATACCTGGCCTCGGTCACCTACGTGAAGAACCTGCTGGACGCGGCCGGGTTCACGACCACGCAGCAGTCGTTCACCTACAACGGAGCGACCGGCTACAACCTGATCGCCGACTGGCCGGGCGGCGACACGTCCGACACCCTGATGATCGGCGGGCACCTGGACAGCGTCACCGCGGGCCCCGGCATCAACGACAACGGATCCGGCTCGGCGGGCATCCTCGAAGTGGCACTGCAGGTCTCCCGCTCCGGCTTCCAGCCCGACCGGCACCTGCGTTTCGCCTGGTGGGGTGCGGAGGAGCTGGGGCTGCGCGGCTCGACGGCGTACGTCAACTCGCTGACCACGGCGCAGAAGGCGGCGATCACCGGGTACCTGAACTTCGACATGATCGGCTCGCCCAACCCCGGGTACTTCCTCTACGACGGGGACAACTCCGACGGCACCGGATCCGGCCCCGGCCCGGCCGGCTCGGCACAGATCGAAGCCACCCTCGCCGCGTACTTCACCTCGATCGGTGTACCGACCCGCGGCACCGACTTCGACGGCCGCAGCGACTACGGCCCGTTCATCGCCGCCGGCATCCCGGCCGGTGGCATCTTCACCGGCGCCGAGCAGTCCAAGACGTCCGCGCAGGTCGCGCTCTGGGGCGGTACCACCGGCCGGTTCGACCCCTGCTACCACGCGTCGTGCGACACCACGTCGAACATCAACGACACCGCGCTGGACCGCAACAGCGACGCCATCGCGTACACGGTGTGGACGCTCGCCGACGGTGGCACCACCACGCCGCCCGGCACCACGGTCTGGTCCGACGGACTGGAGACCGCGACCGGCTGGACCCAGGGCACGACCGACACCGCCACGGCCGGCCGGCTGGAGCGCGGCAACCCGGAGGCGACCACCAGTTCGGGCGTCGCCACCCAGCTGAACGCGGCCGCCGAGGGCAGCTACGCCCTGGTGACCGGGGCCACCGCCGGAGCCAGCGCGGGCGCCAACGACCTGGACGGCGGGATCACCACGATCACCTCGCCGTCGATCACCCTGCCGACCGGCACGCTGACCCTCAGCCTGTCCTGGTACCTGGCCTACCTGAACAACGCCACGAGCGCCGACTACCTGCGCGTCCGGGTGGTGTCCGGGACGACCACGACGACGGTGCTCAGCCAGACCGCGGCGGCGGCCAACAAGGCGGCGGCCTGGACGACCGCGACGGCGAACCTGTCGTCGTACGCCGGACAGACGATCCGCATCCAGGTGGAGGCAGCCGACGCCGGCACCGCGTCACTGGTCGAGGCGGCCGTCGACAACCTCGTGATCACCCGCTCGTAGGACGGATCCGCCCGCCGGCCCCGTGCCGGCGGGCGGAAATCCTCAACCCCGGATGCTCCCGGCCGATCGGGGACCTCAGTCCCGGCCCCGGTCAGTAGTGAGGAGCACCCCCATGACGCAGCCCGCCGGATGGTATGCCGATCCGAGCGGCCTGCCGGCGCAACGCTGGTGGGACGGCCGGCAGTGGACCGACCACGTCCAGCCCGGCGGCACCCCGATACCGCCGCCGAACGGGTACTTCCCACCGGTCCCGCCCAGCGGACCGGCCGCACCCGGAGCGCACACGATCGCGCCGGACGACCCGGAACAGGCCCCGCTCTACGCCACCCAGCCGGCCGGATTCCAGCACGGTGGCCTGCCGACCCTCGCCGAGTCCCGGCCCGCCGCTCCGCCGCCGCATCCCGAGGTGCCGACCGTGCCGTACTCGATGCCGCCCGTCGACGCCGTCGCCGAACGCCTCGGTTTCGCCCCGCCCGCCCCGGCCCCGCAACAGCCGGTCCCGGCCGGCTGGCGGCGGATGGCCGGGCCGGTGGCCCTCGCCTTGGTCGCGGCGATCGTGCTGGCCCTGGTCACCTTCATCCTGCTGGGTCACTGACCGGTCCGGTCAACGGCCGGGAGCGCACCGAGAGCGTTTCGAGAGCGCCGTCGACGATCCTGTGACCACGCCGGGCGGGGTTCACGCCCCAAGCTGCAGCCCCGCCCGGCCCGGACCGATCCTCAGTCGGACAGGTCCCGGTGGATCGCCCACAGGGCCACCGGAACCGCCGCCGCGGTCCACGCGAGCAGGAACAGCAGGGCCTTGGTGTTGCCCGCGGAGGCCATCGCGAACGAGGCGAACGGCAGGCCGATCGCCATCCGGTTGATGATTCCCTCGGCGAACAGCAGCCAGGCGAAAACGCCACCGAGCAGCCACAGCGGACGCCGGACCACCGCGGTGCACAGCGTCCCGAAGACCGCCATCACCGGCGCCACCAGCACCGTCGACCGGTAGTGGGCGGCGTTGTCGTCGAGCAGCACGGCCACCCCGCTGACCGCGGCCAGCACCGTGCCGAGCACCGCCGCCGAGAGGCACTGGGCGATCAGGACCCGCCACCGGTGCGGGTGGTTGAGGTAGACGAGGACCATGGTCCGGTGCTGGAAGTGCTGCGCGGTCACCGTCACCGCGATGCCGAAGGCGCCCAGCCCGGCGAAGAGCGACCAGGCCTCCCGGCTGAACCAGCCGAACAGCGCGGCCATGAAGGCGAACCCGATCAGTGCCAGCCACGACGACATGATGCTGACGCTGCGGTACAACTCGCTGCGCACGACGGCGATCATCGGGCCTCCGACACGCTCATGAAGATGTCCTCCAGGTTCTGCGACTCGGCCACCAGCTCGTAGACCGCGACCTGCGCGGCGAGCGCGATGTCACCGGCCTCCTCCGGACTGAGACCAGAGACGAACAGAAACGGCCCCTGCGGTACGACACTCGCGCCGTAATGCTCGAAGGCCTTGGTCAGCCGTTCCGGGTCGGCGCCCCGAACCCGCAGCCGGGCGGTCCCGGTCAGCTCGGCCAGCGTCCCGGACGCCAGGATCCGCCCCTGCCCGATGATCACCACGTCGTCGACGAAGTGCTCCAGCTCGGCCAGCAGGTGACTGGAGATCAGCACGGTGCCCCCGCCCGCCGTGTGCGCCAGCAGCAACTCCCGGAGCCAGGCCATGCCCGGCGGGTCCAGGCCGTTCGCCGGTTCGTCGAGCACCAGCACAGACGGTTCGCCGAGCAGGGCGGTGGCCACCGCGAGGCGCTGCTTCATGCCGAGCGAGTAGTCGCCGGTCCGTTTGGTGGCGGCGTCCTCCAGGCCCACGTACTCCAGCAGTCGGCCGACCCGCTCGCGGGGGAAGCCGCCGAGCAGCGCCTGGGTGCGCAGGTGGGCGTACCCGGATTGACCCGGATGGCTCAGGCCCTGCTCGATGACCGCGCCGACGTGCCGGACCGGGTGGTCGAGCTCCCGGTAGCGGCGGCCGTTGATCAGGGCGGCGCCCTTGGTGGGCCGGGTCAGCCCGAGCAGGATCCGCAGGGTGGTGCTCTTGCCGGAGCCGTTGAGCCCGAGCAGGCCGGTGACCCGGCCGGGAGCGGCGGTGAACGTCACGTCGCGGACGGCGTCCACCTTCCCGTAGGTCTTCGTCAGATCCCGGATCTCGATCATGCCGGGCATTCTCCCGGCCCCTGTCAAGCCCTCGGACGGTAACTGTTCGATCACTCCGGCCGGCTCTGAGAGCCGGCCGCGGAAGTCCGAAGTGACCGATCACGGATAGACGGGTGCGCTTGGGGTATTGGACGGATAGCGTGATCACCACGTGGTTCGGTCAGTCCCAGCCCTCCGGCGGAAGGACCGCATGTCCGGAAACGGTTCGCCGGCACATCGTGCGCCCGGTTCGGTTCAGCGCAACCGGCTGATCGCCGTCGGCGTGGGTGTGGCGCTGCTGGTGATCCTGCTCTTCGCGCTGCTGGCGTACTGCACGACACCCGACGATCCGGGTTCGACGACCGCGGATCCGGGCAGCAGCGTGGGCGCGTCGGCCACCGGTTCGGCGGTGCCGCCGAACGGAGGCGGCGAGGCCGCGCCGATACCCAGCGGCAGTACCCCGGGCACGCCGACCGAGGAGGTCACCACCGCGGATCCCACCGGGTCACCGGAGGACGAGACCGGCGGTGGCGGCGATGACCCGGAGGACACGTCCACACCGGAGGGTGGGGTGGACGCCGGTGGTGGCAGCCAGACCGACGGCCGACGACTCGCCCTTCTGGTGACGGGTGGATTCCTCCTGGTCGCGGCGGCGGGCGTCGGGACGTACGCCATCCGTCGACCTCCGCACCATCGCTGACCGTGCCCCGGCCGCGCATCCGTGATCGTCGGGCGGCGGCGTTCGCCGTCGTCCTGGCGCTGCTCGGCGCCCTGACCGTCGCCATCGGACTGCGCACCGAGGACGGCCTGCCACCGCTTCCGGCCGCCGCACCCGTGCTTCCGGCTCAGGCGGCGCCCCGGGCTGCGGAGGCGGACGCCACACCCCCGGCGGCGGCGAAGGCGGCGCCCACGCCGGTGACGGCCCTGCAGCGGGCGATCCCGGTGCGGCTGCGGATTCCGGCGATCGGTGTGGACACTCCGATCATGCAGCTGGGGCTGCAACGGGACGGGTCTCTGGAGGTGCCGCCGCTGCGCGGCGACGCGCCGGCCGGCTGGTATCGCGACTCGCCGACGCCGGGCGAGACCGGCTCGTCGGTGCTGGCCGGGCATGTGGACACCGCGCGGGACGGCCCGGCGGTCTTCTTCCGGTTGCGGGAGCTCAAGACCGGAGACCCGATCGCGGTACGGCGTGACGACGGCACCGTGGCGACGTTCCGGGTGTCGCGGGTCGCGCTCTATGCCAAGCGGGACTTCCCGACGGCCGAGGTGTACGCGCCGATCAACCGCCCGGGGCTCCGCCTGATCACGTGCGGCGGTGCCTTCGACCGGAGTGAGGGCAGCTACCGGAGCAACGTGGTGGTGTTCGCCGACGCCGCGCATTAGGGGTCCGAAACCGATTCCGGGACCGGTTCCACCCCTCTTTTCGGTCAGCTTGGTTCCGGAACTCGCCAGGTTCATACCGATCTTCGCGGTATGCCGGTTACCCCTGCTTGACATGGAGCTTCGACGATTGGTTCTGTGACGGGCATCATTGCGATCTTGTTTCGGAAGGAATCCCTCCGCATGACGAGACCCCGCCCGATCCGTCGCGCCGCCACGGTGGCGCTCACCCTCGGGCTCGCCCTCAGCGTGGCACCGGCTCTGCCGGCCGCCGCGCACGGTTGGACCGCCGGCGTCCAGGACCTCGGCCCCAACGTCACCGTCTTCGACCCGAGCACGCCGGTCAGCCAGATCCAGGCCACCCTGGACGCGACCTACGCCAAGCAGGTCGACAACGAGATGGGTACGGCCCGGTACGCGTACCTGTTCAAGCCGGGTACCTACGGCACCGCCGAGCAGCCGCTCCAGATCAAGGTCGGCTACTACACGGAGATCGCCGGTCTCGGGGCCAACCCCGGGGACGTGGTGATCAACGGCAAGGTCGAGGCGTACAACCGCTGCCTCGGTTCCGACCCGGCCAACCCGAACTGCATCGCGCTGGTCAACTTCTGGCGCACCCTGTCCAACCTGACCGTCAACATCAACGGTGCCGGCCAGGACGGCTGC of the Actinoplanes sichuanensis genome contains:
- a CDS encoding IclR family transcriptional regulator domain-containing protein, translating into MPREPYYVQSLERGLAVIRAFDAQHSELTLSDVARVCGLTRAAARRFLLTLTDLGYVRTDGRLFSLAPRVLELGYSYLSSISLPEVAEPHLERLVAEVRESSSMSVLDGDDIVYVARVPTSRIMRVAINVGTRFPAYATSMGRVILAGLPAAELEAYLGRAKLEPLTDRTICTPDALRAELVQVRRQGHAIVDQELEEGLRAIAAPIRDRAGTVTGAVNVSIHAARATVDDIRARILPPLLAATAAIEADLKIAPRRSAS
- a CDS encoding putative bifunctional diguanylate cyclase/phosphodiesterase; translation: MCGLVVAVGYTALPYGWVSLTVSTAVSAGSCVVMMAGTRRNRPASAGNWYLFVSGVATWILGDIVYAVQILVGGAAAFPSWADALYLGAYPMLTVALFRLTRERRTDRGFLSGNLIDSAIIGVGVGIVYWTFMIEPVVTDSSIPVLTRLVTAGYPTVGVLLCAVITPILLRRGPRSPSLWLLTAGSAITLAGNISYTLLPHAVDPVYLYAGYLVAYTCWAAAAAHPSMARPVTGDRDGLGRSRLLVLTGSTLLVPAVLLVQGEHGGGRVSWAAVAVGSMALFVLVATRMSGYVSRVDIQARQLRELAMRDDLTGLPNRRDFEQRATLAVQTAPCHMIMIDLAGFKHVNDRLGRAVGDQALIAVAELLRQSIRDGDVVARMGADEFAVLVHDTLPGDGEAVAGRLAEVLRHPVHAGEHELLLNARMGVASSAPSALPATSSGPRLSSISSSALPSSSTSSIADRAGTGSVSGASSGVSGVSLDGAAELIRRADTARYAAKTSGGQLVEYTPELDERTEAAERLGADLRHSLDDGDFQVVYQPIIDLRDDRPVAVEALVRWTHPVRGPVSPAAFIPVAEDNGLIVELGEWIMRTACRRLADWRTTLGAEAPLYISVNVSPRQLSEPGFPAVVLAILAETGLEPAALLVEVTETAIFGGGTAIEAVETLHRAGIRIALDDFGTGHSSLGLLRTVPVDVLKIDKSFVDEITEPGRRAVVVDALIHVCAGLDLRAVAEGVETAEQAEYLRELGYHYAQGYHFGRPVPDPITPVADTLPV
- a CDS encoding ABC transporter substrate-binding protein, yielding MRRLLAGLAAAALAGSLVACGSDSGGGAKTEGGADQVKVGVIPIVDVAPIYLGQQKGFFKNRNIELTLEAGQGGAAIVPGVVNNQTQFGFSNLTSLMIAQTKGLPIKAVAAGVSSTGEAGKDFGAVVVKADSPIKTAKDLAGKKISVNTLKNIGDTVTRESVRKAGGDDKTLNFVEMAFPTMPAALEKGEVDAAWVVEPQLSTIKAAGGREIASTFVDAAPNLTVAAYFTSEKLIAENADLVKRFTEAINESLTYADSHPDEVRTILGSYTKIDEKLRASLVLPKWPTQINEASVQTLASLGEKDGIFTGTPDLAKLLP
- a CDS encoding ABC transporter permease, yielding MTTARPANPVRSGNPALLGVAGLAGLLLVIELAPRIGLVDERFLPPASTILGALVDEASDAAFWTALSDTMVAWAIGLAIAVVAGVLAGLVIGSVPVLRALTASTVEFLRPIPSVALIPLAVLMYGTDLGSTLLLVCYASFWQVLVQVLYGVADVDPVAFETAKSFRFSAWARIRYVLWPTALPYVFTGIRLAASVALVLAITAELVIGSPGLGKEIAVAQSSDAVPTMYALVVVTGILGVLINLLARTGERRLLAWHQSVRGEVPV
- a CDS encoding ABC transporter permease, which gives rise to MVTIAKRVGLAVALPLVLFVGWYVFSAGSTNFYAPPLSKILTAFGDTWQTERLKADVLPSLLRLFAGYLLAALIGIGLGVAIGLNRRLRATMEPVLEFFRAIPPPVLVPVIMLFAGIGNGMKVTVIVFGCIWPILLNTVEGVRAVDSVVLDTARSYGVNGPARLTHVVLPSASPQIAAGLRQALSIAIILMVISEMFAASNGLGFTIVQFQRSFAIPEMWSGIILLGLLGFMLSLLFRLAERRVLRWYEGLRAAQRAG